The following coding sequences are from one Comamonas koreensis window:
- the recB gene encoding exodeoxyribonuclease V subunit beta: MPSDTTLPLEPLRFPLWGSRLIEASAGTGKTYTIAALYLRLVLQHGGEQAFGRPLAPPDILVVTFTDAATQELRDRIRQRLSEAAQLFAQNPQEPDSEAAVDPLLLALRADYPASRWPACARLLHEAANWMDEAAVSTIHSWCYRMLREHAFDSGSLFQQSLITDQSELLTQVVQDYWRRQFYDLPASSLRSLLQVVATPQALQEAIQPMLSRQDADWRYDGAALAPADQVDLAALLAQASEAAARHTALENSARLLWQQHRAELEQLLIALLPGLNGTTYPKKDEPGVFEAWLAAMAAWSDGEPAPAKIRAFSQSGIKAKKGVTVPAHAAFAAIDAWLEAVAQDAESATPLKPLLLRHAIAHVQRALEAEKQRRAELGFDDLLQRLDSALHAPGGEALAQRIRSQFPVAMIDEFQDTDPLQYRIFECIYRIADNDPAQGLFMIGDPKQAIYAFRGADIYTYLRARAATQGRHYSLGTNYRSTQAVVQAINHCFVHAEGHPRAAFRFRQDAQHNPVPFVAVDANGRRDALFLQGEATPAMTLWTLDAGTPALADAADEQGDAAATGKSARTGVAESAYRQRMAQSAASQITTWLNATRAGQAGFGPSADALVRPLRPADIAILVRGRAEAELVRNALKDRGLASVYLSDRDSVFQTAEAADMLRWLRAVNAPGHDGLLRVALATASMDWSWQDLERLNHDEQHWEQLALRTRVLQQLWQKKGVLPMLRQWLLDFDLPARWLAQPGGERRLTNVLHLAEWLQRASTEVEGAQALIRRLAEQMDSPEGEEEILRLESDADLIKVVTIHKSKGLEYPLVLLPFISSWRDFDGKSRGYAQYHDAASGGLVVELNNKHQDAVSANNDERLSEDMRLLYVALTRAQYALWLGVAPLAKGMSRAGSLEKSAVGYLLAGGQKLPDLELHAYLQDFASGCPQMAVQPVPEVSLQRYQPERPPAAFAARQTRRQADEHWWIASFSALTERLGYAAPSPSLWIEDALTAAEPETAQQDQYLEPQEPAPDAATPGQPEPGSLHAFPKGPDAGNFLHGLLEWCAQEGFATVLSRPAALDGIIAYRCQVRGWADWAEPLQGFVRQWLQTPLRLQGAPTDRQVDTPVDSPVALQSLGDYQVEMEFWLSIHRASTGQLDALVQQHVLPGHPRPALLANQLHGMLKGYMDLVFEQGGRYYVMDYKSNWLGADSAAYTAEAMAAAVLQHRYDLQYVLYTYALHRLLQQRLPGYDYERDVGGVQYWFLRGVGADLQGLYHDKPPRALMDALDALFAQ, translated from the coding sequence ATGCCAAGCGATACCACTCTGCCACTCGAGCCGCTGCGCTTTCCGCTGTGGGGCAGTCGCTTGATCGAGGCCAGTGCCGGCACCGGAAAAACCTATACGATCGCCGCGCTCTACCTGCGTCTGGTGCTGCAGCATGGCGGCGAGCAGGCCTTTGGCCGGCCGCTGGCGCCGCCCGATATTCTGGTGGTGACCTTCACCGATGCGGCGACGCAAGAGCTGCGCGACCGCATTCGCCAGCGCCTGTCAGAAGCTGCCCAGCTGTTTGCGCAGAACCCGCAAGAGCCGGATAGCGAAGCGGCAGTGGATCCCTTGCTGCTGGCACTGCGCGCCGACTACCCCGCCAGCCGCTGGCCCGCCTGCGCCCGTTTGCTGCACGAGGCCGCGAACTGGATGGACGAGGCGGCGGTCTCCACCATCCACAGCTGGTGCTACCGCATGCTGCGTGAGCATGCGTTTGACAGCGGCAGCCTGTTCCAGCAGAGCCTCATCACCGACCAGAGCGAGCTCCTGACCCAGGTGGTGCAGGACTACTGGCGCCGCCAGTTCTATGATCTGCCCGCCAGCTCACTGCGCAGCTTGCTCCAGGTGGTGGCCACGCCGCAGGCCTTGCAAGAGGCCATCCAGCCCATGCTCAGCCGCCAGGATGCCGACTGGCGCTACGACGGCGCGGCACTGGCGCCTGCCGACCAGGTCGATCTGGCCGCATTGCTGGCCCAGGCCAGCGAGGCAGCCGCACGCCACACCGCGCTGGAGAACAGCGCACGCCTGCTTTGGCAGCAGCACCGGGCCGAGCTGGAGCAGCTGCTCATCGCGCTGCTGCCGGGTCTCAACGGCACGACCTATCCCAAAAAGGACGAGCCGGGCGTGTTCGAGGCCTGGCTCGCCGCCATGGCGGCCTGGAGCGATGGCGAGCCGGCCCCCGCCAAGATTCGAGCCTTCAGCCAATCGGGTATCAAGGCTAAAAAAGGCGTGACCGTGCCCGCGCATGCGGCCTTTGCCGCCATCGATGCCTGGCTGGAGGCCGTAGCGCAAGACGCAGAGTCCGCCACGCCACTCAAACCGCTGCTGCTGCGCCATGCGATTGCCCATGTGCAGCGCGCGCTGGAGGCGGAAAAGCAGCGCCGCGCCGAGCTGGGCTTTGACGACCTGCTGCAGCGCCTCGATAGCGCCTTGCATGCGCCTGGCGGTGAGGCGCTGGCGCAGCGCATCCGCAGCCAGTTTCCGGTGGCGATGATCGACGAGTTCCAGGATACGGACCCGCTGCAGTACCGCATTTTTGAGTGCATCTACCGCATCGCTGACAACGACCCCGCGCAGGGCCTGTTCATGATTGGCGACCCCAAGCAGGCCATTTACGCGTTTCGCGGTGCCGATATCTACACCTACCTGCGCGCCCGCGCTGCCACCCAAGGGCGCCATTACTCGCTGGGCACCAACTACCGCTCCACCCAGGCGGTGGTGCAGGCCATCAACCACTGCTTTGTGCATGCCGAGGGCCATCCCCGCGCGGCCTTTCGCTTCCGGCAGGACGCGCAGCACAATCCCGTGCCCTTTGTGGCCGTCGATGCAAACGGCCGGCGTGACGCACTCTTTTTGCAGGGCGAGGCTACGCCGGCGATGACCTTGTGGACCCTGGATGCCGGCACGCCAGCGCTGGCCGATGCCGCCGACGAGCAGGGCGATGCCGCAGCCACTGGCAAGAGCGCGCGCACCGGCGTGGCCGAATCGGCCTACCGCCAGCGCATGGCGCAGTCGGCAGCCAGCCAGATCACCACCTGGCTCAATGCCACCCGGGCGGGCCAAGCCGGTTTTGGCCCATCTGCGGATGCGCTGGTCCGGCCGCTGCGCCCAGCCGATATCGCCATCCTGGTGCGGGGCCGCGCCGAGGCAGAGCTGGTGCGCAATGCGCTCAAGGACCGGGGGCTGGCCAGTGTCTACCTGTCGGACCGCGACTCGGTGTTCCAGACCGCTGAGGCCGCCGACATGCTGCGCTGGCTGCGCGCCGTCAATGCGCCGGGCCATGACGGCCTGCTGCGCGTGGCGCTGGCCACCGCGTCGATGGACTGGTCCTGGCAGGACCTGGAGCGGCTCAACCACGATGAGCAGCATTGGGAGCAACTGGCGCTGCGCACCCGCGTGTTGCAGCAGCTGTGGCAGAAAAAGGGTGTGTTGCCGATGCTGCGCCAGTGGCTGCTTGATTTTGACCTGCCCGCGCGCTGGCTGGCCCAGCCGGGCGGCGAGCGGCGCCTGACCAATGTGCTGCACCTGGCCGAATGGCTGCAGCGCGCATCGACCGAGGTGGAGGGCGCGCAGGCGCTGATCCGCCGCCTGGCCGAGCAGATGGACAGCCCCGAGGGCGAGGAAGAAATCCTGCGCCTGGAAAGCGATGCCGATCTGATCAAGGTGGTCACCATCCACAAGTCCAAGGGGCTGGAGTACCCGCTGGTGCTGCTGCCCTTCATCAGCAGCTGGCGCGATTTTGATGGCAAGAGCCGGGGCTATGCGCAGTACCACGATGCCGCATCGGGCGGCCTGGTGGTGGAGCTGAACAACAAGCACCAGGACGCCGTCAGCGCCAATAACGACGAGCGCCTGAGCGAAGACATGCGCCTGCTCTATGTGGCGCTGACCCGCGCCCAGTACGCACTGTGGCTGGGCGTGGCGCCGCTGGCCAAGGGCATGAGCCGCGCGGGCAGCCTGGAGAAAAGCGCCGTCGGCTACCTGCTGGCCGGCGGGCAAAAATTGCCTGACCTAGAACTGCATGCCTATCTGCAGGACTTTGCCAGCGGCTGTCCGCAGATGGCCGTGCAGCCGGTGCCCGAGGTCAGCCTGCAGCGCTACCAACCTGAGCGCCCGCCCGCCGCCTTTGCGGCGCGCCAAACGCGCCGGCAGGCCGATGAGCACTGGTGGATCGCCAGCTTCTCGGCGCTGACCGAGCGGCTGGGCTATGCCGCCCCTTCGCCGAGCCTCTGGATCGAAGACGCGCTGACAGCCGCTGAACCCGAAACGGCGCAGCAGGACCAGTACCTGGAGCCGCAAGAGCCCGCACCCGATGCGGCCACGCCCGGCCAGCCGGAGCCCGGTAGCCTGCATGCCTTTCCCAAGGGGCCTGACGCCGGCAACTTTCTGCACGGCCTGCTGGAATGGTGCGCGCAAGAGGGTTTTGCCACGGTGCTCAGCAGGCCTGCGGCATTGGATGGCATCATCGCCTACCGCTGCCAGGTGCGCGGCTGGGCCGATTGGGCCGAGCCGCTGCAAGGCTTTGTGCGGCAATGGCTGCAAACGCCGCTGCGGCTGCAGGGTGCGCCCACTGACAGGCAGGTCGACACGCCGGTCGACAGCCCGGTCGCACTGCAGTCGCTGGGCGACTACCAGGTCGAGATGGAGTTCTGGCTGTCGATCCACCGGGCCTCGACCGGCCAGCTCGATGCGCTGGTGCAGCAGCATGTGCTGCCCGGCCATCCCCGGCCCGCGCTGCTGGCCAACCAGCTGCATGGCATGCTCAAGGGCTATATGGACCTGGTGTTCGAGCAGGGCGGCCGCTACTATGTGATGGACTACAAATCCAACTGGCTCGGTGCGGACAGTGCGGCCTACACGGCAGAAGCCATGGCCGCTGCCGTGCTGCAGCACCGCTATGACCTGCAGTATGTTCTGTACACCTATGCGCTGCACCGCTTGCTGCAGCAGCGCCTGCCCGGTTATGACTACGAGCGCGATGTGGGCGGTGTGCAGTATTGGTTTTTGCGGGGCGTCGGTGCGGACCTCCAGGGCCTCTACCATGACAAGCCCCCGCGTGCACTGATGGATGCGCTCGATGCGCTGTTTGCGCAATGA
- the recD gene encoding exodeoxyribonuclease V subunit alpha encodes MTTEPQDGMPENGQAQDGLPTQRSAARTLAVPDGATASLLHTVERWTAHGWLRSLDQALVLFLRELDPAASPLVLLAAALASHQLGRGHVCLDLQATLDNSRFALSLPPDTVAQGSGATEPTPLPLPSELLAQVNLLQWQSALQASALVAAPGKPSQGGTPLVLQGDRLYLRRYWQYEQDVAQAIGQRITASQHLRQGRSAAQDAMLRQALDQLFPTAGNPISDAPDWQKMACALAASSAFSIITGGPGTGKTTTVVKLLALLQSMALQQDGRPLRICLAAPTGKAAARLSESIVQALQRLGDAQLPAVPPAPGSGEARSLKPLIPTEAQTLHRLLGSRPDSRHFRHDAQHPLTLDVLVVDEASMVDLEMMAALLSALPPQARLVLLGDKDQLASVEAGAVLGELCAQSERGLYWHETAQWLQQVTGQQVPAELQDIAGKPLDQAVAMLRVSHRFHADSGIGQLAGVVNTGRRKAIKPLLKAGYPDLAAYAVPDLTHSSLAQLVLDGGGKRFVDSAAKRDAGPVGYGHYLQVLREMPANPSPEALNPWALRLLRAHGEFQVLCALRSGPWGVEGLNERIAQLLAHRELIAQSSGWYAGRPVLVTRNDYSLKLMNGDIGITVQMPAGQALDAGGASGAAVAQGALRVVFATSEGLRWVLPSRLQAVETVYAMTIHKSQGSEFNHAAVVLPPSLSPIMTRELVYTGITRAKRWLTVVAGGSSNFAVLEEATERQVRRSSGLRQGEL; translated from the coding sequence ATGACGACAGAACCCCAGGACGGTATGCCCGAGAACGGCCAGGCTCAAGATGGCCTGCCCACCCAGCGATCGGCTGCCCGCACGCTGGCCGTGCCCGACGGCGCCACCGCCAGCCTGCTGCACACGGTAGAGCGCTGGACGGCACATGGCTGGCTGCGCAGCCTCGACCAGGCGCTGGTGCTTTTTCTGCGCGAACTCGATCCCGCCGCATCACCGCTGGTGCTGCTGGCCGCCGCGCTGGCCAGCCACCAACTGGGCCGGGGCCATGTCTGCCTGGATCTGCAGGCTACCCTGGACAATAGCCGTTTTGCGCTGTCGCTGCCGCCCGATACCGTGGCGCAGGGGAGTGGCGCCACCGAGCCCACGCCCTTGCCGTTGCCCAGCGAGCTGCTGGCCCAGGTCAACCTGCTGCAGTGGCAATCGGCCTTGCAGGCGAGCGCACTGGTGGCCGCACCTGGCAAACCCAGCCAGGGCGGCACGCCGCTGGTGCTGCAAGGTGATCGCCTCTATCTGCGCCGCTACTGGCAGTACGAGCAGGATGTGGCGCAGGCGATTGGCCAGCGCATCACTGCCAGCCAGCATCTGCGCCAGGGCCGCAGCGCCGCGCAAGACGCGATGCTGCGCCAGGCGCTGGACCAGCTGTTTCCAACGGCGGGTAATCCGATTTCCGATGCGCCGGACTGGCAGAAAATGGCCTGCGCCTTGGCGGCCTCCAGCGCCTTTTCCATCATCACCGGCGGCCCCGGCACCGGCAAGACCACCACGGTGGTCAAGCTGCTGGCGCTGCTGCAGAGCATGGCGCTGCAGCAGGACGGGCGGCCGCTGCGCATCTGTCTGGCTGCGCCCACCGGCAAGGCGGCAGCGCGCCTGTCCGAATCGATCGTGCAGGCCTTGCAGCGCCTGGGGGATGCGCAGCTTCCTGCGGTGCCGCCAGCGCCGGGCAGTGGTGAGGCGCGCAGCCTCAAACCGCTGATCCCTACGGAGGCCCAAACCCTGCACCGGCTGCTGGGCAGCCGGCCCGACAGCCGGCATTTTCGCCATGATGCCCAGCACCCGCTGACGCTCGATGTGCTGGTGGTCGATGAGGCCTCGATGGTCGATCTGGAGATGATGGCGGCCTTGCTGTCGGCCCTGCCGCCGCAGGCCAGGCTGGTACTGCTGGGCGACAAGGACCAGCTCGCATCGGTGGAGGCCGGCGCGGTGCTGGGCGAGCTCTGCGCCCAGTCCGAGCGGGGCCTTTATTGGCACGAAACGGCGCAGTGGCTGCAGCAGGTGACTGGCCAGCAGGTGCCCGCCGAGCTGCAGGACATAGCAGGCAAGCCGCTGGACCAGGCAGTGGCCATGCTGCGGGTCAGCCACCGCTTTCATGCCGACAGCGGCATCGGCCAGCTAGCCGGCGTCGTCAATACCGGGCGGCGCAAGGCGATCAAGCCGCTGCTGAAAGCGGGCTACCCCGATCTGGCCGCGTATGCGGTGCCGGATCTGACGCATTCGTCGCTGGCCCAGCTGGTGCTGGATGGCGGCGGCAAACGTTTTGTCGACAGTGCGGCCAAGCGCGATGCGGGGCCGGTGGGCTATGGCCACTACCTGCAGGTGTTGCGCGAGATGCCGGCCAACCCCAGCCCGGAGGCCTTGAACCCATGGGCGCTGCGCCTGTTGCGGGCACATGGCGAGTTTCAGGTGCTCTGCGCGCTGCGCAGCGGGCCCTGGGGTGTGGAAGGGCTCAATGAGCGCATTGCCCAGCTGCTGGCCCACCGCGAGCTGATTGCGCAAAGCAGCGGCTGGTATGCCGGCCGCCCGGTGTTGGTGACCCGCAATGACTACAGCCTCAAGCTGATGAATGGCGATATCGGCATCACGGTGCAGATGCCGGCGGGCCAGGCGCTTGACGCTGGCGGGGCAAGTGGCGCCGCGGTAGCGCAAGGCGCGCTGCGCGTGGTGTTTGCCACCAGCGAGGGCCTGCGCTGGGTGCTGCCCAGCCGGCTGCAGGCGGTCGAGACGGTGTATGCGATGACCATCCACAAATCACAGGGCTCGGAGTTCAACCATGCGGCCGTCGTATTGCCGCCCAGCCTGTCGCCGATCATGACCCGCGAGCTGGTCTACACCGGCATAACCCGGGCCAAGCGCTGGCTGACGGTCGTGGCTGGCGGCAGCAGCAATTTCGCGGTGCTGGAAGAGGCGACGGAGCGCCAGGTCCGGCGCTCAAGCGGATTGCGACAAGGTGAGTTGTAG
- the rlmD gene encoding 23S rRNA (uracil(1939)-C(5))-methyltransferase RlmD yields MSQAQTPQNIPESPDAAEAAQFPADALKIVSMDMDAQGVARRADGKVVFVDGALPTEWVSAKTRRKKNNWEQADLLQIHRESSQRVRPGCPNFGLHAGACGGCKMQHLHVGAQIATKQRVLEDNLWHLGKVVAETVMRPIEGPSWGYRFRSRLSVRYVAKKGKVLVGFHERKSRYIADMETCKILPPHVDALLMPMRALIGSLDARETCPQIEVACGDQVTALVLRHLEPLSEADLQRLRDFAAAHKVQWWLQPKGPDTVHLMDGVGEQLSYALPDFGITMPFKPTDFTQVNPHINQVLVTRSLRLLDAKKTERVIDWFCGLGNFTLPIGTMAGEVLGIEGSETLVQRSHENYAANNATRPEGSALAPTRFVARNLFEMTPEMLIADGQADKWLVDPPREGAFALSKALADIHKARHQVPDTAPLPDSAKDWTPPQRIVYVSCNPATLARDAGLLVHQAGYRCVAAGVVNMFPHTAHVESMAVFEWDGHAPSVKTEGDAADVETAAVDTADAAEPSAAPENAAA; encoded by the coding sequence ATGAGCCAAGCGCAGACCCCACAGAATATTCCCGAATCCCCCGATGCCGCCGAAGCGGCGCAGTTCCCCGCAGATGCGTTGAAGATCGTGTCCATGGACATGGACGCCCAGGGCGTGGCGCGCCGTGCCGATGGCAAGGTCGTCTTTGTCGATGGCGCGCTGCCTACCGAATGGGTGAGCGCCAAGACGCGGCGCAAGAAAAACAACTGGGAGCAGGCCGATCTGCTGCAGATCCACCGCGAGTCGTCGCAGCGCGTGCGGCCCGGCTGCCCCAACTTTGGCCTGCATGCCGGCGCCTGCGGCGGCTGCAAGATGCAGCATCTGCATGTGGGCGCGCAAATTGCCACCAAGCAGCGCGTGCTCGAAGACAACCTCTGGCACCTGGGCAAGGTGGTGGCTGAGACGGTGATGCGCCCCATCGAGGGGCCCAGCTGGGGTTACCGCTTCCGCTCGCGCCTGTCGGTGCGCTATGTCGCCAAGAAGGGCAAGGTGCTGGTGGGCTTCCATGAGCGCAAGAGCCGCTACATCGCCGACATGGAAACCTGCAAGATCTTGCCGCCGCATGTCGACGCCTTGCTGATGCCCATGCGCGCGCTGATCGGCAGCCTCGATGCCCGCGAGACCTGCCCGCAGATCGAGGTCGCCTGTGGCGACCAGGTCACCGCGTTGGTGCTGCGCCACCTGGAGCCCCTGAGCGAGGCCGATCTGCAGCGCCTGCGCGATTTTGCCGCAGCCCACAAGGTGCAATGGTGGCTGCAACCCAAGGGGCCGGACACCGTGCACCTGATGGATGGCGTGGGCGAGCAGCTGTCCTATGCGCTGCCCGATTTCGGTATCACGATGCCGTTCAAGCCCACCGACTTCACCCAGGTCAACCCCCACATCAACCAGGTGCTGGTGACGCGCTCGCTGCGCCTGCTGGATGCCAAGAAGACCGAGCGCGTGATCGACTGGTTCTGCGGCCTGGGCAACTTCACGTTGCCGATCGGCACGATGGCCGGCGAGGTGCTGGGCATCGAGGGCTCCGAGACCCTGGTGCAGCGCTCGCACGAGAACTATGCCGCCAACAATGCGACGCGCCCCGAAGGCAGCGCGCTGGCGCCCACGCGCTTTGTGGCGCGCAATCTGTTCGAGATGACGCCCGAGATGCTGATCGCCGACGGCCAGGCCGACAAGTGGCTGGTCGACCCTCCGCGTGAAGGCGCGTTTGCGCTGTCCAAGGCGCTGGCCGACATCCACAAGGCGCGCCACCAAGTGCCTGATACCGCCCCGCTGCCTGACAGCGCCAAGGACTGGACACCGCCCCAGCGCATCGTCTATGTGAGCTGCAACCCCGCGACGCTGGCGCGCGATGCCGGGCTGCTGGTGCACCAGGCCGGCTACCGCTGTGTGGCCGCAGGCGTGGTCAACATGTTCCCGCATACCGCCCACGTCGAGAGCATGGCCGTGTTTGAATGGGATGGCCATGCACCGTCGGTCAAGACCGAGGGGGATGCGGCCGACGTGGAGACGGCCGCCGTGGACACGGCCGACGCTGCCGAGCCGAGCGCTGCGCCAGAAAACGCAGCAGCCTGA
- a CDS encoding GlcG/HbpS family heme-binding protein, translated as MKTKAVLELADVKAVLNAAEAEAVKNQWIVSIAVVDDGGNLLGMIRRDGAAPVSAHICVAKARTSALGRRESKGFEDMINGGRTAFLSAPLIDGMLEGGVPIIKDGECLGAVGVSGVKAPEDAQIAKAGIAALGL; from the coding sequence ATGAAAACCAAAGCAGTGCTGGAGTTGGCCGATGTCAAGGCGGTGTTGAATGCGGCCGAGGCCGAAGCGGTCAAGAACCAATGGATCGTCAGCATTGCGGTGGTGGACGACGGCGGCAACCTGCTGGGCATGATCCGCCGCGATGGCGCAGCTCCCGTGTCCGCCCACATCTGCGTGGCCAAGGCCCGCACCTCGGCGCTGGGCCGCCGCGAGAGCAAGGGTTTTGAGGACATGATCAATGGTGGCCGCACCGCTTTCCTGAGCGCTCCGCTGATCGACGGCATGCTCGAAGGCGGCGTGCCGATCATCAAGGATGGTGAATGCCTGGGCGCCGTGGGCGTCAGCGGTGTCAAGGCACCTGAAGATGCACAGATCGCCAAGGCGGGTATTGCAGCCCTGGGGCTGTAA
- a CDS encoding metallophosphoesterase — protein sequence MSLVQALPAGPLDVIGDVHGERQALESLVRHLGYDKDGGHPAGRTLVFVGDFCDRGPDSPGVLALVRRWVDNGHACAVLGNHEINLLREDAKDGSGWYFDERIEADNRKYAPYVRADQAFDEEMLPFLRQLPLALERADLRIVHAAWIDDKINQARALRPGHVAQDYDRLEQEAYLHAKTLGIPARLKAENQAWPYHLEDGAHCPPFMPAHADSELNKSQYNPLKVLSCGVERRGSEPFYAGGKWRFVERVAWWDTYTDNTPVIVGHYWRRIHELDRSMLGKGDQDLFADINPHAWHGLRGNVFCVDFSVGARWTARLAGQPPEKDFKLAALRWPERVLMLDDGSAEPTTHFLQAPAPALV from the coding sequence ATGAGCCTGGTACAAGCGTTGCCCGCCGGCCCGTTGGATGTGATCGGCGATGTGCACGGCGAGCGCCAGGCACTGGAGTCGCTGGTTCGGCATCTGGGCTATGACAAAGATGGTGGCCACCCGGCAGGCCGCACGCTGGTCTTTGTCGGTGATTTCTGCGACCGGGGCCCGGACAGCCCCGGCGTACTGGCGCTGGTGCGCCGCTGGGTAGACAACGGCCATGCCTGCGCGGTGCTCGGCAACCATGAAATCAACCTGCTGCGCGAAGATGCCAAGGACGGCTCGGGCTGGTACTTTGACGAGCGCATCGAGGCTGACAATCGCAAGTACGCGCCCTATGTACGCGCGGACCAGGCTTTTGATGAAGAAATGCTGCCGTTTTTGCGCCAGCTGCCGCTGGCTCTGGAGCGCGCGGACCTGCGCATCGTTCATGCCGCCTGGATCGACGACAAGATCAACCAGGCCCGCGCACTGCGGCCCGGCCATGTCGCCCAGGACTATGACCGCCTGGAGCAAGAAGCCTACCTGCACGCCAAGACCTTGGGCATTCCAGCCCGGCTGAAGGCCGAAAACCAGGCCTGGCCCTACCACCTGGAAGATGGCGCCCATTGCCCCCCGTTCATGCCCGCGCATGCCGACAGCGAGCTGAACAAATCCCAGTACAACCCCTTGAAGGTGCTCAGCTGCGGTGTGGAGCGCCGCGGCAGCGAGCCCTTCTATGCCGGCGGCAAATGGCGCTTTGTCGAGCGTGTTGCCTGGTGGGATACCTATACCGACAACACACCGGTCATCGTCGGCCACTACTGGCGCCGCATCCATGAGCTCGACCGCTCGATGCTGGGCAAGGGCGACCAGGATTTGTTCGCCGACATCAACCCGCATGCCTGGCATGGCCTGCGCGGCAATGTCTTTTGCGTGGACTTCTCCGTGGGCGCGCGCTGGACGGCCCGGCTCGCGGGCCAGCCACCCGAGAAGGACTTCAAGCTCGCCGCCCTGCGCTGGCCCGAGCGGGTGCTGATGCTCGACGATGGCAGTGCGGAGCCCACCACGCACTTTCTGCAGGCGCCCGCACCTGCGCTGGTTTGA
- a CDS encoding dihydrofolate reductase — MTPARIHLIFARARNGVIGRDNQLPWHLPEDMAFFKQKTAGGTVVMGRKTWDSLPPRFRPLPGRDNVVVTRQSGWQPSPASERVHVAADLEQALATAQALGQPVWVIGGAQIYAQSLALADEVWVTEIDQDFDGDAHAPVLGSQWQEVSRERHTSSNGLPFAFVCYQRQPA; from the coding sequence ATGACCCCAGCCCGCATCCATCTGATCTTTGCCCGCGCCCGCAATGGCGTGATTGGCCGCGACAACCAGCTGCCCTGGCACCTGCCCGAGGACATGGCCTTTTTCAAGCAAAAGACCGCTGGGGGGACCGTCGTCATGGGCCGCAAGACCTGGGATTCCCTGCCGCCGCGCTTTCGCCCGCTGCCGGGCCGTGACAATGTGGTCGTCACGCGTCAGAGCGGCTGGCAGCCCAGCCCGGCCAGTGAACGTGTCCACGTCGCCGCCGATCTGGAGCAGGCACTGGCCACGGCCCAGGCGCTGGGCCAGCCCGTCTGGGTGATTGGCGGGGCGCAGATCTATGCCCAGTCGCTGGCCCTGGCCGACGAAGTCTGGGTGACCGAGATCGACCAGGATTTTGACGGCGATGCCCATGCGCCGGTGCTCGGCAGCCAGTGGCAGGAGGTCTCGCGTGAGCGCCACACCAGCAGCAATGGCCTGCCCTTTGCGTTTGTCTGCTACCAGCGCCAGCCCGCCTGA
- a CDS encoding acyltransferase family protein, which produces MIQSIQILRFAAALWVALYHARTYSFFPELPGWLRAIAEGGFVGVDIFFVISGVIMALATSNTPTGLRPSAQFVATRFARIYTGWWPAMLLYVVGLQALGAMPPDVNLLSSALLYPANFSLHINAVIWTLVYELYFYLVIGASLLLPKLWRDRALAGWAMVIVALVLYYAATGRYRPDMFSQATPLVWFYAAPLVLEFFAGYFMYRFLQRHPQQRWYAWLLASALLGATAVYYSHSATLYAPGIVGFFHWADRALLVGAAATALVGAALLLPTPQHRAWQLLARLGDYSFAIYLLHLLLFQVVQRATTSLALDIPHRSLSLLLVLAVLVALSALYYHAIEHPLYQACRRAIARWVARTP; this is translated from the coding sequence ATGATCCAGTCCATCCAGATTCTGCGTTTTGCTGCCGCCCTGTGGGTGGCGCTCTACCATGCGCGGACCTACAGCTTCTTCCCCGAGCTTCCTGGCTGGCTGCGCGCCATTGCCGAGGGCGGCTTTGTCGGTGTCGACATCTTCTTTGTCATCAGCGGCGTCATCATGGCGCTGGCCACCAGCAACACGCCCACCGGCCTGCGTCCTTCCGCCCAGTTTGTCGCCACCCGCTTTGCCCGCATCTACACCGGCTGGTGGCCGGCGATGCTGCTCTATGTGGTGGGCTTGCAAGCGCTGGGCGCCATGCCGCCGGATGTGAACCTGCTGTCGTCGGCGCTGCTCTATCCGGCCAATTTCAGCCTGCATATCAATGCGGTGATCTGGACCCTGGTCTACGAGCTATATTTCTATCTCGTCATCGGCGCCAGTTTGCTGCTGCCCAAGCTCTGGCGTGACCGCGCGCTGGCGGGATGGGCCATGGTCATCGTTGCGCTGGTGCTGTATTACGCCGCTACGGGTCGCTACCGCCCGGATATGTTTTCGCAAGCCACGCCACTCGTCTGGTTCTATGCGGCGCCGCTGGTGCTGGAGTTCTTTGCCGGCTACTTCATGTACCGCTTTCTGCAGCGCCACCCGCAGCAGCGCTGGTACGCCTGGCTGCTGGCCAGCGCGCTGCTGGGCGCCACAGCGGTGTACTACAGCCACAGCGCCACCTTGTACGCACCTGGCATCGTCGGTTTTTTCCACTGGGCGGACCGCGCGCTGCTGGTGGGGGCTGCCGCCACCGCACTGGTAGGGGCAGCTTTGCTGCTGCCAACGCCCCAGCACCGGGCATGGCAGCTGCTCGCCAGGCTCGGGGACTATTCCTTTGCGATCTATTTGCTGCACCTGCTGCTCTTCCAGGTCGTGCAACGCGCCACCACGTCGTTGGCGCTCGACATTCCCCACCGCTCGCTCAGCTTGCTGCTGGTGCTGGCAGTCCTGGTCGCGCTGTCGGCCCTGTATTACCACGCGATCGAACACCCCCTCTACCAGGCCTGCCGGCGCGCCATTGCGCGTTGGGTGGCCCGCACGCCATGA